A genomic stretch from Microcebus murinus isolate Inina chromosome 11, M.murinus_Inina_mat1.0, whole genome shotgun sequence includes:
- the LOC142873701 gene encoding opsin-3-like: protein MNMKIRSWPCTRGTVVPAGTLSPARLFSPGTYERLALLLGSVGLLGSVGLLGSIGLLGSVGLLGGGNNLLVLVLYYKFPRLRTPTHLLLVNISLSDLLVSLFGVTFTFVSCPRNGWVWDTVGCVWDGSSSSLFEKSSSHRCIYDAF from the coding sequence ATGAACATGAAAATAAGATCATGGCCATGTACTCGCGGAACCGTAGTGCCGGCGGGGACGCTGAGCCCGGCGCGGCTGTTCAGCCCGGGCACCTACGAGCGCCTGGCGCTGCTGCTGGGCTCCGTCGGGCTGCTGGGCTCCGTCGGGCTGCTGGGCTCCATCGGGCTGCTGGGCTCCGTCGGGCTGCTGGGCGGCGGCAACAACCTGCTGGTCCTCGTCCTCTACTACAAGTTCCCGCGGCTCCgcacccccacccacctcctcctggTCAACATCAGCCTCAGCGACCTGCTGGTGTCCCTCTTCGGGGTCACGTTTACCTTCGTGTCCTGCCCGAGGAATGGCTGGGTGTGGGACACCGTGGGCTGCGTGTGGGACGGGTCTAGCAGCAGCCTTTTCGAGAAGAGTTCCAGTCACAGATGCATATATGATGCATTTTGA